In Truepera sp., the sequence GGGTGTCTACGCGTTCGGCAACAACCTCCTCGTGAGCGACAACGATAACGCTAGGTACCTGATCTTCGAGGGAGCGGTCGCGCCCTAACCCAGCGGCTCGGCCGCGGTGCTAGTCAGGTCGCTTCTCGGCCCCACACGGTTTAGATGTGTGGGGCCGAGCCGGGCGCCCGGCGCTCGACGCAGAGATTGCAAGAAAGCTAGCTAGTTGCCGGCTAGTTGGTTGCCGGAGGGTTCCATGGTGGCCTCGAAGCTACCGGCGATTTCCAGCGCGTTAGCGGGGTCCGGATCCGCGAGGGCGTCCATGACGTAAGCGAGGGTTCCCTCGAAGTTACCGGCGATGGCGAACCTGGTCTCGTCAACCGGCCGGAATTCCGTGAGAGTCACTGGAACCTCGTCGTTCACGTAGGTGTCCTTCGTGATGGAGTCGCGGCTGTGGTACGTGATGCTTGCGTCAACCGTGCAGGGGCAATCGGTCGGCAGGTCGCCGAAGACCGTGAAAGTCAACTCGAGGCGCCCCTCCATGGTCTGCACGTCGTCGAGCGTCACGTCCGTGCCCGGGTAAGCGCTGATACCGAAGGTGTAGAACTCGCTTCCGTAGTCGAAGTGGCTCCAGTCGGCGGTGTTGACCCGCACGCCTGGCCCTTTGGTGATGACCGAGTGCCATACGCGCTGCTCCCCGCCAAGGGTCGCATTTATCACGCCCGAGGTCTCGAGCGGCTCCTGAGCCGCGGCGGACCCGGCTAGAACGACGAACACGGACGCTATCAAGACCCTTGCTTTCATGCATCAACTCCCTGCTTGGGTGGCGTGGGGGGACGGTCCCCTCGGTGATAACGAAACGGGTTGGGTCCTGTCAGGGGCATGGGTCACACCGCGTACACCCCCTGAGCCTCGCACCCTCGGCCGAGCCAGGGCGCGCCTCCTCACATGTTGCGCAGGCGCCTGATCCGCTCCTCGATGGGCGGGTGGGTCGAGAACAGGCCGCCCTCGCCGCCGAGTTGCATGGCGGGGTTCACGATGAACATGTGCCTCACGCCCTCGCTCACCTCGAGGCGAGGGCCCGGGTAGTTGCGCAGCTTCTCCAGCGCCAGCGCCAACCCCTCGGGGTTGCGCGTGATGTAGGCGCCGGTGGCGTCCGCGAGGAACTCGCGGCGGCGGCTGACCGCGAACCGCAGCAGCGCGCCGACCAGCGGGCCGATGACGAGCAACACCAGCAGGAGGACGAGCGCGAGGCCCTGGCCCTTGCCCCCGCCACCGTCGCCGGAGCGTCTGGAGCTGGAACGCCGCGAGCCGCCACTGCCGTACAGCCCGCCGTACATGCCCCAACGCATGACCATGTCGCGCAGCACCAGCAGCGCGCCGAGGGTGGCGACGAGCATCGACATGAAGCGGATGTCGTAGTTGCGCACGTGGGCCAGCTCGTGAGCCACCACGCCCTCCAGTTCCTGGCGCTCCAACAGCTGCAGCAGGCCGGTGGTGACCGCTATGGAGGCGTGTTGCGGGTCGCGGCCGGTGGCGAAGGCGTTGGGCGCCGGCGAGTCGATGACGTAGACCTTGGGCATGGGAACGCCGGCCCCTATGGCCACGGCCTCTGAAACGTTCAGCAGGTAGCGGTGCTCCTCCGCGGTGGCCACCCGGGCCCCGGAGGCGGCAAGGGCGATCTGGTCGGAGAAGTAGAACCCCACCGCCGCCTGACCGAAGCCGACGAGCACCGCAACCCCGATGAAGAAGAGCGCCGCGGTGGGTTCCACGGCCTGCGCCAGCAGGTATGCGGCGGCGGCCAGCAACGCCATCGTGACGAGGGCCAGCAGCCACGTGCTGCGCTTGTTGGCCGCCTCGTAATCGAGCAGGTTGATCTTGCGGCCCGTCCCGGGAACGGTGAACTGGTCGCCCAGCTTCTGCACGTGGCCGCTGAGCGCAGCGTGATCCACACCCGGGTCCGGGCGCGTGCCGACCACGTCGGGATCGAACTGCTGCATAGGGCACACTTTACGTCACGAAGGCCGAACCCCCGGGGCCGCCGGCTGGCGGACTCCCGGGGGCGGCCCCTCGCGCTTATCGCGCCTGTCGCGCCTGTCGGCTCAAGCCCCGGCTTGGGGAGCGGCGCCGAAGGAAACCTGGGGCACCTCGCGGTCGCCCTCGGGGATCTGCAGGAAGACGGCGGCCTTCTTGTTCATGGGACCGGCGAGGAACACGGCCGGCACCGTCTCGATGAGGGTGTTGTATTGCATGACCGCGTCGTTGTAGAACTGCCGCGCGTAGGCGATCTTGTTCTCGACGCCCGAGAGTTCCTCTTGGAGCATCTTGAAGTTCTCGTTGGCCTTGAGGTCGGGGTAAGCCTCGGCGACCGCGAAGAGCTTACCGAGGGCGGCCGTCAT encodes:
- a CDS encoding M48 family metalloprotease, which produces MQQFDPDVVGTRPDPGVDHAALSGHVQKLGDQFTVPGTGRKINLLDYEAANKRSTWLLALVTMALLAAAAYLLAQAVEPTAALFFIGVAVLVGFGQAAVGFYFSDQIALAASGARVATAEEHRYLLNVSEAVAIGAGVPMPKVYVIDSPAPNAFATGRDPQHASIAVTTGLLQLLERQELEGVVAHELAHVRNYDIRFMSMLVATLGALLVLRDMVMRWGMYGGLYGSGGSRRSSSRRSGDGGGGKGQGLALVLLLVLLVIGPLVGALLRFAVSRRREFLADATGAYITRNPEGLALALEKLRNYPGPRLEVSEGVRHMFIVNPAMQLGGEGGLFSTHPPIEERIRRLRNM
- a CDS encoding LemA family protein is translated as MGSLIVLIVLVALGVYAVSIYNRIVAYEKRYQNAWSQIDVQLKRRSDLIPNLVETVKGYAAHESQVFEEVTRARASLMNAKTVNESADAANVMTAALGKLFAVAEAYPDLKANENFKMLQEELSGVENKIAYARQFYNDAVMQYNTLIETVPAVFLAGPMNKKAAVFLQIPEGDREVPQVSFGAAPQAGA